TCGTAGCCTTCCTTTTTCAGGATTTTAATCAAAAGAAGCCTTCCCGATACGTTATCCTCAACTACAAGAACCTTCATTACGCGCGTTCCCCCGGAATATTGATATATATAGTTAAATATTAAAATAGAAGTTATCTTCTAAAAACAAAACAAAAAATGCACTAAAAACAGACAAATTGAGGCAATTCTTCCCGTGTTTGGAATAATATTTCACAATACTTAATGTCCGAAAATCCGGTTTTGTTATATATTTTCACAACAAGTATATATTATTCTAAAATTTGAGAATGATGTCTTTTTTTCTTTAATTTTGGGTTCGGAATGTCGTTAAATTGCACTTTAATCAGCATTTGAAAGACAGAAAGAAAAATAAAAATTAAGGCACGCAAGTTGCTTTTATATTGTAGCTACAAATTTTGGAGAGGAAAAGAACATGACAAATAACGAAGACCTTAGGGCAAAAGTACAAACTGCCTACAAGGAATGGGAAGAAAAGGTTTACAAGAAAACTACAGATAAATTTCCTGAAAGACTGAAAAACTTCACTACAGCTTCATTTAATTCTGTAAAACCCTTATACACCCCGCTGGATAATGAAAGCGACGGATATACTGAAAAAATAGGTTTTCCGGGACAGTATCCATTTACGCGCGGCGTCCAGCCCACAATGTACAGGGGAAGGTTCTGGACAATGAGGCAGTACGCAGGTTTCGGTACCGCAAAGCAGTCAAATGAACGCTACCGCTATCTGCTGCAGCAGGGACAGTCGGGCCTCTCGGTTGCCTTTGACCTCCCGACACAGATCGGATACGACAGTGACGACGCGATGGCTTACGGCGAAGTTGGTAAAGTCGGCGTTGCAATTGATACGCTTGCCGATATGGAAGTTCTCTTTAACCAGATTCCTCTCGACAAGGTATCCACCTCAATGACAATTAACGCTCCGGCATCGGTGCTTCTGGCAATGTATATTGCAGTAGCCGAAAAGCAGGGCGTAAGCCGCGATAAGATCTCCGGCACAATTCAGAATGACATATTAAAAGAATATATAGCAAGAGGCACCTACATTTTCCCGCCGAAACCCTCTATGCGCCTTATAACAAACATCTTTGAGTTCTGCTCTAAGGAAGTTCCTAAATGGAATACCATTTCCATCTCAGGCTACCATATCAGGGAGGCAGGTTCAACTGCAGCACAGGAAGTAGGCTTTACTCTGGCCGACGGTATTGCATACGTTGAGGCCGCAATAAAGGCGGGGCTTGACGTTGATAACTTTGCAGGACAGCTGTCGTTCTTCTTTAACGCTCATAACGATCTTTTGGAAGAAGTTGCAAAGTACAGAGCAGCAAGAAGACTCTGGGCCAAGATTATGAAGGAAAGATTCGGGGCAAAGAAACCCAAATCGATGATGCTCCGCTTCCACACACAGACCGCCGGCTCAACACTAACAGCGCAGCAGGTAAATAATAATATCGTCAGAGTTACAATACAGACACTGGCCGCTGTCTTAGGCGGAACACAGAGCCTGCACACAAATTCACGCGACGAGGCGCTTGCCCTTCCGACACAGGAATCTGTTATGATCGCACTGCGCACTCAGCAGATTGTGGCTAACGAAAGCGGCGTTGCAAATACAATTGATCCCCTGGCCGGCAGCTATTATGTTGAAGCCATGACAGACCAGATCGAAAAGGAAGCCGAAGAATATATCAATAAGATAGATTCTATCGGCGGCATGGTTGAGGCAATTGAAACAGGCTACGTACAGAGCGAGATACAGAGAGCTTCTTACCAGTTCACAAAAGAAATGGAATCAGGCGAAAGGATCGTCGTCGGCGTCAATAAATTCCAGATCAAGGAAGAAGAGCCGAAAGGACTTCTTAAGATAGACATGAAGGCGCAGGAAGAACAGGTTAAGTTCTTAAACAAGGTTCGTTCTGAAAGAAATAACGCCCTCGTAGAGGAAAAGCTGAAAGCTCTTAAGAAAGCTTCCGAGGGTGATGAAAACCTGATGCCATATATACTTGAAGCCGTAAAGGCATACGCAGGCATCGGCGAAATCTGCAACACAATGCGTGCAGTTTTCGGCGAATATAAAGAAAATGTTGTAGTATAAGGAGAAATAAATGAATCCAACACATATTGAACACATTGGCATTGCAGTTAAAGACCTCGAAAGTGCCATAAAGTATTATGAAAATGTACTGGGACTTAAGTGCTACGCGATTGAAGAAGTCACAGACCAGAAAGTAAAGACTGCATTTTTTAAGGTTGGGCAGACAAAGCTTGAGCTTCTTGAGGCAACAAGCCCCGAAAGCTCTATAGCCAAATTTATTGAAAAGAAAGGTGAAGGCATCCATCACCTGGCTTTTGCAGTCAGCGGACTTAAGGATGTACTTGGTGAAGTGGAAGGAAAAGGTGTTCAGTTAATCGATAAGGCTCCGCGCAAAGGCGCCGAAGGCCTTGATATCGCTTTTCTGCATCCGAAGTCCACTTTAGGCGTACTAACAGAACTGTGCGAACACAAAGATTAAAGTAAAATATTTAACTGCTTTAGGGAGATAAAATGGCAATTGAGGAAAAACTCCAGGAATTAACCGAAATGCGCGACAAAGCCCGCTTAGGCGGCGGCGAGAAGCGCATTGAGTCTCAGCACCGCAAGGGCAAGTTTACGGCACGCGAAAGAATAGATATGCTTCTGGATGAAGGCAGCTTTGAGGAGTTCGATATGTTCGTCTCTCACAGGTGCATCGACTTCGGGCTGGAAGGACAGGATTATCTTTCAGACGGTGTTGTTACAGGCTATGGTACAATTGACGGACGTCTGGTATATGTATTTTCGCAGGACTTTACGGTCTTCGGCGGAAGCCTGTCGGAAATGTACGCAATGAAGATCTGCAAGGTGATGGATAAGGCAATGAAGGTAGGAGCCCCTGTAATCGGCATTAACGATTCTGGTGGCGCAAGAATTCAGGAAGGCGTTAAGAGCCTTGGAGGCTATGCCGACATATTCGAGCGCAACATCCTGGCCTCCGGAGTTATTCCTCAAATCTCCGCCATTTTTGGCCCCTGCGCAGGAGGCGCCGTGTACTCCCCTGCTCTTACAGACTTCACGATCATGACAAAGGATACGAGCTACATGTTTGTTACCGGTCCCAAGGTTGTGAAGACTGTTACAGGCGAGACCGTTACAGAAGAGGAATTAGGCGGCGCCGCCGTGCACGGAAGCAAGTCGGGCGTTACTCACTTTGTTGCCGACGATGAGCAGGAAGGAATACTTCTTATAAGGAAGATCTTAAGCTATATGCCGCAGAATAACCTTGAAGATCCCCCTCTGAGTCCGTGCGACGACCCGATAGACAGGATTGAAGACCAGCTTAATGAAATAGTGCCTGACAACGCAAACAAACCGTACGACATAAAAGACGTAATACATCTGATTGTGGATTACAATGAATTTGTTGAAGTCCAGCGCCATTACGC
The DNA window shown above is from Ignavibacteria bacterium and carries:
- a CDS encoding methylmalonyl-CoA mutase family protein, whose translation is MTNNEDLRAKVQTAYKEWEEKVYKKTTDKFPERLKNFTTASFNSVKPLYTPLDNESDGYTEKIGFPGQYPFTRGVQPTMYRGRFWTMRQYAGFGTAKQSNERYRYLLQQGQSGLSVAFDLPTQIGYDSDDAMAYGEVGKVGVAIDTLADMEVLFNQIPLDKVSTSMTINAPASVLLAMYIAVAEKQGVSRDKISGTIQNDILKEYIARGTYIFPPKPSMRLITNIFEFCSKEVPKWNTISISGYHIREAGSTAAQEVGFTLADGIAYVEAAIKAGLDVDNFAGQLSFFFNAHNDLLEEVAKYRAARRLWAKIMKERFGAKKPKSMMLRFHTQTAGSTLTAQQVNNNIVRVTIQTLAAVLGGTQSLHTNSRDEALALPTQESVMIALRTQQIVANESGVANTIDPLAGSYYVEAMTDQIEKEAEEYINKIDSIGGMVEAIETGYVQSEIQRASYQFTKEMESGERIVVGVNKFQIKEEEPKGLLKIDMKAQEEQVKFLNKVRSERNNALVEEKLKALKKASEGDENLMPYILEAVKAYAGIGEICNTMRAVFGEYKENVVV
- the mce gene encoding methylmalonyl-CoA epimerase, producing MNPTHIEHIGIAVKDLESAIKYYENVLGLKCYAIEEVTDQKVKTAFFKVGQTKLELLEATSPESSIAKFIEKKGEGIHHLAFAVSGLKDVLGEVEGKGVQLIDKAPRKGAEGLDIAFLHPKSTLGVLTELCEHKD
- a CDS encoding acyl-CoA carboxylase subunit beta, whose translation is MAIEEKLQELTEMRDKARLGGGEKRIESQHRKGKFTARERIDMLLDEGSFEEFDMFVSHRCIDFGLEGQDYLSDGVVTGYGTIDGRLVYVFSQDFTVFGGSLSEMYAMKICKVMDKAMKVGAPVIGINDSGGARIQEGVKSLGGYADIFERNILASGVIPQISAIFGPCAGGAVYSPALTDFTIMTKDTSYMFVTGPKVVKTVTGETVTEEELGGAAVHGSKSGVTHFVADDEQEGILLIRKILSYMPQNNLEDPPLSPCDDPIDRIEDQLNEIVPDNANKPYDIKDVIHLIVDYNEFVEVQRHYAPNIIVGFARFNGMPVGIVANQPNYLAGVLDINASRKAARFVRFCDAFNIPIVTLVDVPGFLPGTAQEYGGIIIHGAKLLYAYGEATVPKVTVILRKAYGGAYDVMSSKHLRGDINYAWPTAEIAVMGPKGAIEILHNRELQEITDEQKRVEFLKQKEEEYRNKFASPYVAAKYGYIDDVIEPRNTRFRIIRALQSLATKKDVNPPKKHSNLPL